A part of Paenibacillus donghaensis genomic DNA contains:
- a CDS encoding metal-dependent hydrolase, translating into MNRQGHVGLAILAGSALLYFTPTMPLIPAAALVSAAGLGGLLPDLDHKTSTVSNKIQFPARTRRQLKGLSILCFGMGVLWFVMQQAMPWLWLVAGLVLTMASRLRMLILSGLGLLFIGGYEVYELHWLTLVVGVALLVMPFVKHRGIIHSPEFAGILSFGVLSVTATQPVLIQALGLGMLAGWWSHLVGDSVTVEGIRSVLLPRLKVALNILRNGGAAERWIARGCWIGSFALWVMTFY; encoded by the coding sequence ATGAATCGTCAAGGACATGTGGGGTTGGCTATCTTAGCAGGTTCGGCGTTGCTCTATTTCACGCCAACGATGCCACTGATACCTGCTGCCGCATTGGTTTCAGCCGCAGGCCTCGGGGGACTGCTACCTGATCTGGACCATAAGACCAGTACCGTAAGTAATAAAATCCAGTTCCCGGCAAGGACAAGGCGGCAGCTGAAAGGCCTGTCCATATTGTGTTTCGGCATGGGGGTCTTGTGGTTTGTCATGCAGCAAGCTATGCCCTGGTTGTGGTTGGTAGCAGGCTTGGTACTTACGATGGCATCCCGTCTACGAATGCTCATCTTGAGCGGACTAGGCCTTCTGTTTATTGGGGGATATGAAGTCTATGAACTGCATTGGCTTACGCTTGTGGTAGGCGTAGCCTTACTCGTAATGCCGTTTGTTAAGCATCGCGGAATTATCCATAGTCCGGAGTTTGCCGGGATCTTGAGCTTTGGTGTTTTATCGGTTACTGCAACGCAGCCGGTTCTCATTCAGGCGCTCGGTTTAGGGATGCTGGCCGGGTGGTGGTCTCATTTAGTAGGGGATTCGGTGACGGTAGAGGGCATTCGTTCGGTGCTTCTTCCCCGGCTAAAAGTAGCGCTAAATATCCTCAGAAATGGCGGCGCTGCAGAGCGCTGGATTGCCAGAGGTTGTTGGATAGGTAGTTTCGCACTTTGGGTCATGACATTCTATTAA